The DNA segment CCAGCACAACCTCTGCAACCGTTTCTCCGGATTCCGACAATCCCGCTAGCTCGTAGGCTTGGGCAATGAATTTTGGATACAAGGGCTCTAGGCCAAACATGTTGGTATAAAACAACGTCACCATATCGTTCTCCGGATCGATGGTGTAAGCCGTGCCCAGCATGCCGCCCCAGGCGAATGCGGAGTCCGAAACGGCAGGAGCGGGCTTTTTCTCCTCGTGTATCTCGAACCCAAGTCCGAATTGAAAGCCTTCCTCTGCGCCGCTATTCTCCGGTAAACGATCGATCATGGTCATCAGCTCCACCGTCTCCGGTTTCAGGATACGGTTTCCGTTGAAGATCCCCTTGTTGAGCAACATCTGGCAGAACTTCGCATAGTCCTCGATCGGACCATTCAGGCCAATCGCTCCCTCCGCGTAGGTCTGCTGTTCGCTAATCGTGCCCTCGCTGTACATATTGGTGCCGGGCTCCAGCTTTCCGTCCACGGAACGATAGGCTTTCACAAAACGATCCAAGGCCTCCGGTTCGTAGTACCAATCTGTATCGTCCATATCCAAGGGCTCGAGGATGGTCTCCTTCACGTACTCCTGTAGTGATTTACCGGATATGCGTTCCACAAGGTAGCCCAGCATATTCGAACTCACGTGGTAGTTCCACTTCGAGCCCGGATCGAACCCTAGCGGGTACTTGGCCAGGGCGAGCATTTCTTCTTCGAGGTACTTCGCCTCCGGGTTGCCTCCCCCGCTGTGCTGGCCGCTTGGCGTCTTGTCAGGCATCCTGCCACCGAAGCCAGCCGGAGCATCGTCGCCCTTGCGTTCGGCCCGGCGAATGTCTCTCACCTTGCCCGCGCCCAAGCCAGATGTATGCGTCATCAGATGCACGAAGGTCATGGGCGTTTCCACTGGCCGAGTCTCGTAGGTCCCGTCCTCGTGAACCTCCGTCACCACCTCGTCCGGGATCTCGGGAAAGAATTTCGACACGGGGTCGTGGATCGAGACAAGCCCCTGCTCCACCAAGGTCATAAACGCCACCGTGGTGACCGCCTTGGTCTGCGACATGAGAACGTAGTAGTCGTCCTCTTCAGCAGGAACCTTGTTTTCCACGTCCTTCCAGCCGAAGGCCTTCTTGTAAAGCACGTCGCCATCCTTCGCCACGAAGCCCACCACGCTGTTGAGCTTCTGGTCGTCTACAAAGGACTGCAGCAGCGCGTCCGTTTGCTCGATCTCCGCAGCGCTCACACCGAGGGCGGCGAGATCGGGATCGTGGTTAAACTCTTGGGGCGAGTCCGCAAAGGCACTCGCCACGGTTGCGGCAAATACAGCCGAGGCCGTTATGACGGACCTAGCGCTTGGATAGCTGCGAATCATCGTTCTCATTTGCATGTAGTCTGTTTTTAGATACTTAAAAGTTTAGGTTAGTCGCCGATTGCTAGGCTGACCGATGCGTCCGGCAGGCCGGGACTGCTCACCACGAGTCGCGCTTCGCCGGGTTCGAGCGTGGATTGCAACAAGGCAAGGGCCATTCCATAGTAGAGGGGTCGCTCGTTGCTCTGATAGCTGTCGTGATTCGCGAGGTCGCCATTGTCTACGCCGATCAGTTTCGCCACGCCGGAGAGCTCGAAGGTCAGCTGATTGTCGGCAAGTGGAACGAAGACGCCGTTCGCGTCGAAGGCCCGTACCGTCACGTGGGCAACGTCTCGGGCGTCGGCGGCTATCGACGCGCGGTCGATGGTCACCTCCAGTTTGGCCGGGTCGCCAGCCGTCCGCACGAATTCCGTCACCACCACGTTGCCGTCGCGGTCGTAGCCGACGGCCTTCAATTCGCCGGGTTCGTAGGGCACGTCCCAAACGAACTTCATGTCGCCCGTGGTGGGGCGAATCACGGTCTTGGCATAGCTGGCCCAGCCGCCTTCAGCCCCTTGGGCGGGAAATTCGTGCGACTTCGGGCCAAGGCTGCGTCCGTTTAGGAACAGTTCAACCACCGCGCAGTTGGTGTAGGCCACGACCGGTACGATCTCGCCAACGCGATCCGGCCAATTCCAGTGCGGCAACAGATGCACCATGGGATCGCTGGTCCAGATGCTCTGATAGAAATAGAACTGATCCTTCTTGAAGCCGCAGGTATCGAGCGGTCCCGGGCTGGCCCCTTTTCGTGGCCAGCGTGCCTCGCCGAGGTAGTCGATTCCCGTCCAGCCGAAGTCGCCGATCACGTAGTCGTTGAGTGAAACGAACCTCCAGATCCGTTCGGCCTGCACCGTATCGTCGAGGTAGAGCGCAGCCTCCGGTCCCTTGCCCGGCAGCACCCGTCTTTCCGAGAACGAAAATCCGCCGCCCAGCAGCGGGCCAAAGGTGTATTCACCGCGAGTGCCGCGAGCGGTCGTACTCTCGGTATGGACGAATTTGCGTTCCGGAAAATCGCGACGGTCATCGGAATGCAAAAGCTCGCGGCGGTCCCCCCAACGATCGGGGTAGTTGTATCCAACAACGTCGAGCAATTCGGTAAATGCCTCCGGAGCCCGGCCATCACCATTGAAGACATTGTCTAAGCCCGCCGTGACGGGACGCGTGGGATCCTCGCGATGGAAGATTTCTATGAGCTTTCCGAGTACCTCGATTCCGACCTCGGAGCGCTGCTCGCCGATTTCGTTGCCGGCGCTCCACATCACGATGGACGGGTGGTTGCGGTCGCGTCGGACAAAATCAACTACGTCGCGTTCGAACCATTCCTCGAAGATGTCGGAGTAGCCAAACTTGATTTGCGGCTTCCGCACCGTCCATTCGTCGAACACTTCGTCCATGACAAGCATCCCGAGCCGGTCGCAAAGTTCGTAGAATTCAGGAGCCATGGGATTGTGACTGGCCCGCACCGCGTTGCAGCCCATCTCCATCAGCAGTCGCAAACGACGCTCGAGTACCGCTTCGGGTACCGCTGCGCCAACTGCCCCTCCATCCTCATGCAGGCACATGCCACGGAGCTTGACCTGCTCGCCGTTGATCAGCAGGCCGCGATCCACGTCGTAGACGAGCTCACGGATGCCAAAGGTCGTTTCCACCGCATCGACCACCACGTCATCGACCCGCAGCTCAGACCTCGCCCGATAAAGCTCCGGCGTATCCGGAGACCAAAGACGCGGCGTGGGAACCTGCAAAGTCGCGGCCAGCTCGAGCTCCCCTCCCGCAGCGATTTCGGAAGGAGCGGATACCTCCTCTACATTCTGGGCGAGCGCCTCGCCACGCGAACCCAGAAGGGAAGTATGCAGCGTGAAACGCGTCCCCTCAGAGCGTTCGTTGCGTACGCTCGTCTGCACGTGAACGGTTGCCGCCTCGGCGGAAACCTCGGGGGTGGTCACGTAAACGCCGAATGGGGCGACCGCCAGCGGGTCGGTGATTGTCAGCCAAGTATGGCGGTAGATGCCAGACCCCGAGTACCAGCGACTATTCGGCTGATCGGAGTTGTCCACCCGGACGGCGATGACGTTGGGCGTGGAACCGTAGTTGAGGTGCGGCGTGAGGTCGTAATGAAAGGTCGCGTAGCCGAAGGGCCGCGTGCCTAGCTCGTGCCCATTGATCCAAACCGTGCTGTTCTGGTAGACGCCATCGAATTGGATACGGGCCTGCTTTCCACGGGCCTCGTCCGGCAAGGTGAAGGTCTTGCGATACCAGCCGACGCCCGTGGGAAGATAGCCGCCCGAACCACCGCTCGGCGCGTCTTTGTCGTATGGACCTTCGATGCTCCAATCGTGCGGCAGGTCCAGAGAACGCCAGCTTTCGTCGTCAAAGCCTGGGTTCTTGGCCTCCGGCTCGTCGCCGAGGGAGAACCGCCAGCCAAAGTCGAAAGTCTGCTGTTCGCGGACAGCCGTGGAATCAAGGCTGATTTGGTTAGGGTTAAGCGCGGCTTCGCTGGCGCCAAACGCCGTCGAGGCAAGAACGACACAGCACAGGATGGGCAGGATCTTCTTCATCATATGGGGTACTTTTCGAGGTTTAGGTAACGTAGTGGGGTATGTTGACGGGAGTTGAAAATTAGGGGTTGAGGGAGGCTCGCACGCACGCGGGAAGGCTAAGAAACGTCACCTTCGAAAGGCCAAAAGGTCCAAGTCCGGTCGGCCTTCCTGGTAGAGTGTCTCGATTTCCTCCGGCTCGAGAGCTCGGCTGAAAAGGCAAAATTCGTCCATCGACCCGCTGAAGTTGCGAATCATAAACGGGTCGTCCTCGGGAAACCCGCGAGCCGACCAATTGCCCAGCTCGGAGGGACCGACGCGGTACGGCGGCTTGATCATCAAAGCTTCGCGATCGACCTCCTGCCCATTCACAAAATGTGAAACACGACGGGAGCGACCATCAACGACAACTGCGAGGTGTATCCATCTTCCAATGTCATCTAGCTCAACTACTGGCGGACTGGCCACGATCTGGTAGTCTCCCGGCTGGTCGCCGACCACTGTCATCCCCAGTACACCGTCGTCGCGAAGCAGCCAGTGAATCGACTTCTCCATGAAGCCGTCGCTCATGAAAAG comes from the Pelagicoccus enzymogenes genome and includes:
- a CDS encoding glycoside hydrolase family 2 TIM barrel-domain containing protein, with amino-acid sequence MMKKILPILCCVVLASTAFGASEAALNPNQISLDSTAVREQQTFDFGWRFSLGDEPEAKNPGFDDESWRSLDLPHDWSIEGPYDKDAPSGGSGGYLPTGVGWYRKTFTLPDEARGKQARIQFDGVYQNSTVWINGHELGTRPFGYATFHYDLTPHLNYGSTPNVIAVRVDNSDQPNSRWYSGSGIYRHTWLTITDPLAVAPFGVYVTTPEVSAEAATVHVQTSVRNERSEGTRFTLHTSLLGSRGEALAQNVEEVSAPSEIAAGGELELAATLQVPTPRLWSPDTPELYRARSELRVDDVVVDAVETTFGIRELVYDVDRGLLINGEQVKLRGMCLHEDGGAVGAAVPEAVLERRLRLLMEMGCNAVRASHNPMAPEFYELCDRLGMLVMDEVFDEWTVRKPQIKFGYSDIFEEWFERDVVDFVRRDRNHPSIVMWSAGNEIGEQRSEVGIEVLGKLIEIFHREDPTRPVTAGLDNVFNGDGRAPEAFTELLDVVGYNYPDRWGDRRELLHSDDRRDFPERKFVHTESTTARGTRGEYTFGPLLGGGFSFSERRVLPGKGPEAALYLDDTVQAERIWRFVSLNDYVIGDFGWTGIDYLGEARWPRKGASPGPLDTCGFKKDQFYFYQSIWTSDPMVHLLPHWNWPDRVGEIVPVVAYTNCAVVELFLNGRSLGPKSHEFPAQGAEGGWASYAKTVIRPTTGDMKFVWDVPYEPGELKAVGYDRDGNVVVTEFVRTAGDPAKLEVTIDRASIAADARDVAHVTVRAFDANGVFVPLADNQLTFELSGVAKLIGVDNGDLANHDSYQSNERPLYYGMALALLQSTLEPGEARLVVSSPGLPDASVSLAIGD
- a CDS encoding serine hydrolase domain-containing protein gives rise to the protein MRTMIRSYPSARSVITASAVFAATVASAFADSPQEFNHDPDLAALGVSAAEIEQTDALLQSFVDDQKLNSVVGFVAKDGDVLYKKAFGWKDVENKVPAEEDDYYVLMSQTKAVTTVAFMTLVEQGLVSIHDPVSKFFPEIPDEVVTEVHEDGTYETRPVETPMTFVHLMTHTSGLGAGKVRDIRRAERKGDDAPAGFGGRMPDKTPSGQHSGGGNPEAKYLEEEMLALAKYPLGFDPGSKWNYHVSSNMLGYLVERISGKSLQEYVKETILEPLDMDDTDWYYEPEALDRFVKAYRSVDGKLEPGTNMYSEGTISEQQTYAEGAIGLNGPIEDYAKFCQMLLNKGIFNGNRILKPETVELMTMIDRLPENSGAEEGFQFGLGFEIHEEKKPAPAVSDSAFAWGGMLGTAYTIDPENDMVTLFYTNMFGLEPLYPKFIAQAYELAGLSESGETVAEVVLEEGGRGPHPAIVTEDASLPGMTIYRPKDLSPFGDSEKLPILLWGNGACVNTTQEHKLFLNEIASHGYLVLGIGLLDRLDLRDDLANQKTQSSQLLEALDWILEQNESEGSVFYGKVDPELVASMGMSCGGLQAIEISGDPRIRTTVVCNSGVLKDPSPMRGMPALKKDALESFHGPVLYLMGGPSDIAYNNAMDDFARVQHVPIVMTNLDVGHGGTYAQPHGGEYSPVALAWLDWQLKGEKDASKMFLGKESQLARDPDWSVEVKNFD